One Aegilops tauschii subsp. strangulata cultivar AL8/78 chromosome 2, Aet v6.0, whole genome shotgun sequence genomic window, GCTTTTCTGGAGATTCCTGGGCCTTGGACTCGCTATATCACCAGTTGGATAGCGACGCGTGTGAATGAGGACAAACCAGACAAGTGGAGGCTATGGAAACCTTCCAAGTGTGCCTATCGGAGGAGAGTTGCACCCATGCAACATGCATGGTCCGTAACGTGGAGCAGGGGATTGAGCCAGTGCATGCGCCCACTACTACCGATGAGCCGGAAGATGGGCAGTTCCAGGACATGCCGGAGCATGTGACCGTTACTGCTGTTGAAGATGGGCAGGTCCAGGCCACGCCGCCTCGGTCTGGTGGTGATATGCTGTTGCATGGTGATATCGAGTGCATGCGTGCTGAGATGTGCAGATCTCTTTCTCCAATCTTGCCGCTCCCGACCACTCGCGCATCTGTGGTGCAAACACGCAACCCGAGGAAGAAAAGAAGATTGGATGTCACGCCAAGGAGGAGTGCGAGGCTGGCAAAGCACGGGGCATCCAAGCAATAGCAGGTGCTCATTAGGAAGCTCTGTTTGGCGCATGAAGTGGAGGTCATCTCGGAGGAAGCTCTAAGGATGTACGTGGATCTGTTTTCCCGCCCGCTTTCGGACGTGCACATCGCCGTTGTGCTCGCCTTATTCGGGTGAGAATCGCCGGCTGTGCCCCTGGAGGGGGTGGAGGTGTGTTAGCGCACACGCTGGTGGCTTGGTTGGTGCTTGCGATGAATGTACAACCTTTGAGGATGATGGTGTGGAACGTCCGAGGGCTGAATGCGCCTGCCCGTCGGAACGCGGTTTTCCAGGTGGTGACTCAGGCTTGCCCAGCCATTGTGTGTCTCCAAGAAACAAAAATGCATGATGTATCGCTAAACGTTGTACGGCAATGCCTTGGTGCTAAGTTTGAAAAGTTTTTCTATTTGCCTGCGTCCGGAACGCGCGGTGGGATCTTGGTGGCCTGGGATGCCACGATAACTCAACTCTCTAGCCCGCACTATACCAACCATACGCTAACCGTGCTTGTCAAATGCCCTGAGGTCGAGCAACCCTGGTGGCTCACATGTGTGTATGAGCCACAAGAGGAGGATGAAAAGGTAGAGTTCCTACAAGACTTGGTGGATATTCGCGACTTACATGTGGGGCCTTGGCTCGTGGCCAGAGATTTCAATCTCATCACTTGTGAAGAGGACGAGAACAATGCCATGATCAACCGAAGGATGATGGGGAGGTTTCGCGCCAAACTTAACTCCTTGGAACTAAAAGAGATATACTTGAACGGCAGAAGATACACCTGGTCCAGTGAACGAAGAGTGGCCACTTTGGAGAAGATTGACCACGTGTTCGTCTCGAATGACTGGGACGAGGCCTATCCAGCAAGTTTTCTTTCGGCCTTGGGCACGACGGTGTCTGATCATTGCCCGTTGGTGCTAGATATGAATGTGAGCATCAATATAAAGGGCCGTTTAAAATTTGAGTCTTTTTGGACTCGGGCCGAGGGTTTCATGGATGTAGTTAAGTTGGCTTGGTCCACCACACCTGCTGCCACCAATGATTATCTCACGCTGCATAACAAGTTAAGAGCCACTGCGGTGAGCCTCCAAAGGTGGAGTGACCGTTGGATCGAAAATGTGAAACTGCAAATAGCGATTGCGCTTGAAGTTATCAAACAACTTGACATCGCCATGGAGACAAGAGCATTATGTGATGCCGAGAGGGTGCTGAGGAAATGCCTGAAGAAAAAGCTACTGGGTTTGAGCTCTCTGGAGAGGACGATAGCGAGGCAACGATCAAGGCTTTTGCGTCTGCGTGAGGGTGACGGAAACACTAGGCTTTTCCACCAGCAAGCTAGTCATAGAGAAAGGAAGAATATCATACGAGCAGTGAAGCACAATGGCAACTTATATTCTGGGCAGGATGAGGTGGCATCGGCGGTGGATACCTACTTTGGTGCGGCTTTTGGTGCCCCGGAGGCTAGGTTACATGCTCTCAATCTGGATATGTTGGGCATGCCGCACCTAGACTTAGCGCACTTGGAGAACCTGTTCACGGCTGAGGAAGTGGAGAAGGTGATTAAGAGCATGCCCATGGATAAAGCTCCGGGACCGGATGGGTTCACCGGTAGATTTTATGCAACCTGTTGGGACATCATTAAGGTGGACTTCATGAAGGCGATGGACAACTTTTACAAGGGGGATATGAGAGGTTTGGCCGCAATCAATAAGTCCCTCGTCTCACTTTTGCCCAAGAAGGAAGGGGCTTTGGAGGTGAGTGATTTCCGGCCTATAAACCTTGTTCAAGGGGCCATCAAGATCTTTGAGAAAGTTCTTGCTTGTCGGTTGGTGGAGGATCTACCCATGCTGGTTGGAAACCACCAGAGCGCGTTTGTCAAGGGAAGATCGCTGCATCATAACTTCATGCTTGTGCAGAGCATGGCACGCCGATTGCATGCTTTGACGAGTTCAACTGTGCTGCTCAAGCTTGACATATCAAAAGCATTTGACTCCGTACAGTGGCCTTTTCTTATTGAGGTTTTGCATCAAATGGGCTTTGGGCCGAGGTGGAGATCTTGGATATGCGGGATACTTGCAACATCGACCACCAAGATCATGGTGAATGACGATCCGGGAGACACGGTCTACAACTGTAAAGGGCTGCGGCAGGGCGACCCCATCTCCCCAATGCTCTTCATTCTAACAATGGAGCCCCTGCAAAGGATGCTCGAGGTGGCTATGGGTAGAGGAGTGCTGTCACCCTTGGCGCGTGTTGGCATGAGGAAGCGCCTATCTATCTTTGCAGATGACGTGGTGTTATTTGTCAAGCCTAATCCACTGGATCTGGAGGTTTGTAACTCTCTCTTTGAGCTATTTGGAGAGGCGGCAGGGCTGAGAATCAACATGCGCAAATCTGCGGCCCTACCCATCAGGTGCTCCGAGGAGGAGATTGCTATGGCATGCAATGAGCTGCAATGCCCCTTGGGATTGTTTCCGATTAAGTATCTTGGGCTACCACTATCGTTAAGAAAACAATTAGCGACGCACCTGCAGTATTTGGTGGATCACATGGCAAATCAATTACCAAAGTGGAAGGCGGCTCTTATGCCTAAGAGTGGACGACTAACTCTTGTGCAGTCCATCCTGTGTGCCATGCCAATCCATGCTATGATGGCTTTGGACCTCCCTGCGAAAACTATCGCGGAAATGAACAAGATTTGCCGCGACTTCTTATGGTGCGGAAGAGCTGAAGCAAACGGTGGCAATTGTGTTGTTGCATGGGACATGGTGTGTATGCCGAAGTGGGCAGGTGGATTGGGGCTGCCTAATCTAAGATGGATGAATATCGCCATGCAAGCTCGTTGGCCGTGGCTGAAGAGGACTGGCGAGTCAAGACCCTGGAATGAATTCAGAATCAAAGTTGCGGAGGAAGCAAACATGTTGTGCCAGGCAGCCATGAGGAGTAATGTGCGGTCGGGACGAACAACGCTCTTTTGGGAGGACCGATGGTTACATGGACAAAGAATCCAGGAGATTGCACCGCGAGTCTATGATCTTGTGCCACCCCGAACTCGGAAGATGAGGTTGGTCAGTACGGCAATGGAGGAAGGGTCTTGGGCGATGGACATCAGCCCCAACTTTGGGCCCGAGACCTTGCACGAGTTTCTTGCACTCTGGCAGGCGGTCAATGGTTGGGATCCTTCTGATGACGAGCCGGATGAGATAACATGGTCGTGGGAGACTAATGGGCAGTTCTCTGTGAAATCGGCATATGCGGCTGGATTTTGGGGCCGGGAGGTGATCCCAAGGCGGACCTGACATGGAAATTGCGTGCTCCTATGCAATGCAGGTTTTTCACATGGCTGGCCATGAAGGACAGATGCTGGACCTCGGATCGTCTTGCACGCCGAGGCCTACCTCACCAGGCCGCTTGCCCTTTTTTGTGATCAAGAGGAAGAAACGATCAATCATATACTGCTCACGTGTGTATTTGCTTGGACAGTTTGGGCAGCGATCTTTGTTGCGTTGGGACACCGAGTTGGATACCTACTGCCCAAGACTCGCTGGTGGAGTGGGTCGTCGACAAGCTTGGATCGAACAATGTCAGCACGAAGGATCTTCGCACCATCTTCGTGCTTACTTGGTGGGAGTTGTGGAAACATAGAAATGCCATTGTCTTTGAGGGAGCGCGGCCTTCGCTCGAGCAGCTGCTGAGAAAGGTGTGTTCTGAGGGTTTCACTTGGTCCTCCGCTGGGCTTTTGAAAGGGAATGCAATGCCCTTCTTTACTAGGGTTGAGAGGTGGGTGAGTGATGAGGATTAGCATGTAATAAAAACTCTGTAAACTATGATGGAGGCACTCTTTGCCTTTCTTCTTTAATATATGATATGCACACTCGTGCATATTCGAGAAAAAAATATTGCAAACTATACTTTGGACAAAAGTGAAGATTTTTTGAAATGATGAAATATTTCAAGTTTGGTGTTATTATGTCCGGGTTATGTCCGGGGATCAGATTCCCGGACACGATGAGAATAAGGCGACAACGCGACTCGCCTTGTGAATTACTCCCACCCACTCCGCAGTCACAGAGTCGAGAGACAAACACGTATACGCATGTGTCAACGTACGCTCGAATGCAACGGCCGGCACTTCCGCGCAGCTTCCGACTTTCCCTAGCCTGCGCCAAGGCCTCCATCGCGCGCGATTCACGTCACGCTCGGCATCAGGGTCGCATGCATGCGCTCCCGCTTCCACACACTTGTTAAACGCGGGTGGCTGCGCGGGCTTGGACCCTTGTGATCGTGTCAACTTCACCGAATTTTCCCATTTCGTACGTACAACCGCAGGCAGCCTCGAGGAAGCTTCCTCGTGATGGCAGGACGAATTGGCAGCCTGTGTTGTCGAGTTGTCGACGCACGCACGCGACGGGATCGGGCCAGAAGGAGCAGAGAGATTCTCCGGGCAGCAGTGCAGGGGCGTCGGTCGCCTCTGTATCGTCTGGGTTGAAGTCTCAAGTTTGAACTGCCAGCCTTGAATTTTTTTTTACACGATTTCGCAGAGACAGATTCGATTTTGGAAGCAATGCACGTATATAATCAAGGCAGCTGAGATCGCCAAAGTTTATTTATGATCAATTGGCGAAATCAGTTCGATCCCATTAATAAGCTCGAGAATTAGTGCGTTAATTTGTTGCACAGTTCGCTCACCCCCAACTCTTCGCGCCGCAGAAGGAAAAATCCAAAGCAAGAAAGAACACCACACCACACCagcacacgcacgcacgcacacactcCCATCTTCTGCCGCGCCAGCCGAGCCGCGCACCGTGCAACGGATCAAAAAAGAGAGGCCGATCGGTCTGTCAGCAGAGGCCGTCCTCGAGGAATCTGACGAACTGGAACAGGTTCATCCTGCCGTCCGTGGACCCACAGCTCGACGAGATCATGGCCCCGCACGCGGCGGCGTCGACGTCGGTGAACccgagcctcgcgagggcgccctgCAGGTCCGCCGCGCCGATGAACCCGTCCGCGTCGCCGTCGAACACCGCGAACGCGCGCCGCACCTCCGCGAAGCTCGGCTCCTCGGCGTCGAACAGCCGGGACACCTCGTTGTGGCCCATGCTGGCCCTCAGCCCCTCGCCGGCGCCGGCCACTCCCAGCCCGATCCTGGCCATGAtcgcctccacctcctccttcctcagctcctcgtcctcgtcctcctcctcggcgccGACGTCCTCGCAGCACACCGCCGACGACGTTGCGTACGGACACTTGG contains:
- the LOC109778173 gene encoding probable calcium-binding protein CML46 — its product is MADATAPRPLLRRVLSFREPLLLIPHLVVFLGTVASAFFHSYASFLQSFARSIVVPSPAACAKCPYATSSAVCCEDVGAEEEDEDEELRKEEVEAIMARIGLGVAGAGEGLRASMGHNEVSRLFDAEEPSFAEVRRAFAVFDGDADGFIGAADLQGALARLGFTDVDAAACGAMISSSCGSTDGRMNLFQFVRFLEDGLC